A genomic window from Levilactobacillus yonginensis includes:
- a CDS encoding type 1 glutamine amidotransferase produces the protein MTYELNVAHLYGDLMNTYGDVGNILALNYYAKQMDVQLNVNIVSLEEDFKAADYDLAFFGGGQDFEQTIVSQDIQTKKAELTKFIESDGPLLAICGGFQLLGHYYIGADGEKLPGIGALDHYTDKQDNHRFIGDIVIKNQETGETYHGFENHQGITFLGKGERPLGNVVSGKGNNGEDGTEGAIYKNVYCSYFHGPILTRNGDIAKHLLVAALKRKYPDVDFSQQEALSIPATF, from the coding sequence ATGACCTACGAATTAAACGTCGCTCATCTCTATGGCGACCTCATGAATACTTACGGGGATGTTGGTAATATTTTGGCACTTAACTACTACGCCAAACAAATGGACGTCCAACTGAACGTTAACATTGTCAGCTTGGAAGAAGACTTCAAAGCTGCCGATTACGATCTCGCTTTCTTTGGCGGTGGTCAAGACTTTGAACAGACTATCGTGTCTCAAGACATTCAGACCAAAAAGGCTGAACTGACTAAGTTTATTGAGTCAGATGGTCCCCTATTGGCCATCTGTGGGGGCTTTCAGCTACTGGGGCACTACTATATCGGGGCTGACGGAGAAAAGCTGCCCGGTATCGGGGCCCTTGACCACTATACCGACAAACAAGACAATCACCGGTTCATTGGGGACATTGTCATCAAAAATCAAGAAACTGGCGAAACCTATCACGGCTTTGAAAACCACCAGGGAATCACCTTCCTGGGTAAAGGTGAACGTCCTCTCGGCAACGTGGTATCTGGTAAGGGGAACAACGGTGAAGATGGTACAGAAGGCGCCATTTACAAAAACGTCTACTGCTCCTACTTCCATGGCCCTATTCTGACCCGCAACGGTGATATTGCCAAGCACCTCTTGGTCGCCGCTCTCAAACGTAAGTATCCGGACGTCGATTTCTCTCAGCAAGAAGCTTTATCAATTCCAGCAACGTTTTAA
- a CDS encoding ABC transporter ATP-binding protein, protein MRNGRGSATKQRPQNFWGTTVRLFKYMKAWIPSLLVVLVFAVASVILQIKTPKILGEATTELFKGVMKGQAELKAGIGIHSLPVDFGKIGHILLVVGIMYAGAAIFGVVQQLIMSWISQKVVYRLRRDLKEKMQRLPISYYDTHSNGDLMSRMANDMDNIGGTLQQTLSQMVTSVLTFFGVLYMMLTISGWLTLVALISVPLSLLVVMVVAPKSQRFFASQQKNLGLLNNTVEETYAGHTVVKTFNREQASQEEFEEHNQKYYQSAWKAQFVSSLIFPLMNFVKNLDYLAVAVIGGIQVANGTVTLGNVQAFLQYTNQFSQPITQMANLTNTIQATIASAERIFDVLDEKDMTDAATATLPEHTAPADNVIEFDDVAFQYVESNPLIADFNLKVKPGEMVAIVGPTGAGKTTIINLLERFYDVGSGQIKYRGQNTLDVDRKDLRRHFAMVLQDTWLFTGSIFDNIKYGREDATEDDVYAAAKAAHADTFIRQLPDGYDTVLNEAATNISQGQRQLLTIARAFVADPDVLILDEATSSVDTRTEMLIQHAMKRLLAGRTSFVVAHRLSTIQSAENIVVMNHGHIVETGNHDSLLAADGFYADLYNSQFAGNNLA, encoded by the coding sequence ATGCGTAATGGACGCGGGTCCGCAACGAAACAGCGGCCACAAAATTTTTGGGGAACGACGGTACGACTTTTTAAATACATGAAGGCTTGGATTCCTAGTCTTCTGGTAGTCTTAGTCTTTGCTGTCGCCTCAGTGATCCTCCAAATCAAGACGCCCAAAATTTTAGGGGAAGCCACAACAGAACTCTTTAAAGGGGTTATGAAGGGTCAAGCTGAATTGAAAGCCGGCATTGGCATTCACAGTTTGCCCGTAGACTTCGGTAAGATTGGTCATATTCTGTTAGTTGTTGGGATTATGTATGCTGGTGCGGCCATCTTCGGGGTCGTGCAACAGCTGATTATGAGTTGGATCTCCCAAAAAGTTGTTTATCGGTTACGGCGAGATCTCAAGGAAAAGATGCAACGGCTGCCAATCAGTTACTACGATACCCACAGTAACGGGGATCTGATGTCCCGGATGGCTAACGATATGGATAACATTGGTGGGACGTTACAACAGACCCTCTCACAAATGGTAACCAGTGTGTTGACCTTCTTTGGGGTGCTTTATATGATGCTTACCATTAGTGGGTGGTTGACGCTGGTTGCGTTGATCTCCGTGCCACTGAGTTTATTAGTCGTGATGGTGGTTGCGCCTAAGTCACAACGGTTCTTTGCTAGTCAACAAAAGAATTTAGGACTACTGAACAACACGGTTGAAGAAACGTACGCTGGCCATACTGTGGTTAAGACGTTCAATCGGGAACAGGCTTCTCAAGAAGAATTTGAAGAGCATAACCAAAAGTACTATCAATCGGCTTGGAAAGCGCAATTTGTTTCCAGTCTGATCTTCCCATTGATGAACTTCGTGAAGAACTTGGATTACCTGGCTGTTGCAGTTATTGGGGGTATTCAAGTGGCAAACGGAACTGTCACTTTGGGGAACGTCCAAGCTTTCCTGCAATATACCAATCAATTCTCACAACCAATTACGCAGATGGCCAACCTGACGAACACGATTCAGGCGACGATTGCATCTGCTGAGCGGATCTTTGACGTGTTGGATGAAAAAGATATGACTGACGCGGCGACGGCTACGTTGCCAGAACATACCGCACCGGCCGACAACGTTATTGAATTTGATGACGTGGCCTTCCAATACGTGGAAAGTAATCCGTTGATTGCTGACTTTAATTTGAAGGTCAAGCCAGGTGAAATGGTTGCGATTGTTGGGCCAACTGGGGCCGGTAAGACGACCATCATTAACCTGTTGGAACGGTTTTATGACGTTGGCTCAGGTCAGATTAAGTATCGGGGTCAAAATACCCTGGACGTTGACCGTAAAGACTTACGTCGTCATTTTGCTATGGTGCTCCAGGATACTTGGCTCTTTACCGGATCTATTTTCGATAACATCAAGTATGGTCGTGAGGATGCTACAGAAGACGACGTATACGCTGCCGCTAAGGCCGCTCACGCGGATACCTTTATTCGCCAGCTCCCTGACGGGTATGATACCGTGTTGAATGAAGCAGCCACGAATATTTCTCAAGGCCAACGACAGTTGCTGACAATTGCTCGTGCCTTCGTGGCCGATCCAGATGTTTTGATTTTAGATGAAGCAACCAGTTCTGTGGATACGCGGACGGAAATGCTAATTCAACATGCGATGAAACGGCTGTTGGCTGGACGGACGAGTTTTGTGGTAGCACACCGATTATCAACGATTCAAAGTGCCGAAAACATTGTGGTAATGAATCACGGCCACATCGTTGAAACGGGGAATCATGATAGTCTGTTAGCTGCTGATGGGTTTTACGCTGACTTGTACAACAGTCAATTTGCTGGTAATAATTTAGCTTAA
- a CDS encoding ABC transporter ATP-binding protein, whose protein sequence is MMRLARKHLDWWAVVLAVGFMIIQVACDLSLPTLTSNIIDKGIANNDIGYIWRTGGQMLLLSFIGVLGAAGNVYFASTQSQKMGQRIRSGIFKKVTFSSTEEFETVGNASLITRTTNDVVQIQNVMVQMLRMMLMAPIMLVGAGVLAYIKSPRLTVVFLVALPVLALFTFAIMFFAVPLFKSLQKKIDRINLVFREGLTGVRVIRAFNQDQFEQDRFEGANQDYTNTGIKVFMIVSLMFPIITLIVSGTNIGIVWYGGQLIGSQAMEVGNLVAFMTYATQLLISFMMVSMVFVFVPRAQASAARINEVMDLKSKINDADQPVDLPAGPASLTFDHVNFRYTGAEKLALADVNFSATAGQTVAIIGGTGSGKSTLVNLIPRLFDPESGQIKLNGVALTAASQAALHDAISITQQKAVLFSGTVRSNMVYGMKDASDSQIWHALDVAQASGFIKEEGGLDGVVEQDGANFSGGQRQRLVIARTILKRASVYIFDDSFSALDFKTDSLLRQDLRKDDQVQAAVTVIVAQRVSTVADADLILVIDGGQIVGQGTHDELKATNKTYQEILESQLRKGDEVDA, encoded by the coding sequence ATGATGCGACTTGCCCGAAAACACTTGGACTGGTGGGCAGTAGTCCTTGCTGTAGGATTCATGATTATTCAAGTTGCCTGTGACCTGTCGTTGCCAACGTTAACCTCGAATATTATCGATAAAGGGATTGCGAACAATGACATTGGTTATATCTGGCGTACTGGTGGTCAAATGCTCCTCTTAAGTTTCATTGGGGTCCTTGGTGCCGCTGGTAACGTTTATTTTGCGTCAACACAGTCGCAGAAGATGGGCCAACGTATTCGATCGGGTATCTTTAAAAAGGTCACGTTCTCTTCGACTGAAGAGTTTGAAACGGTTGGTAATGCTTCATTAATTACGCGGACAACCAACGATGTGGTACAAATTCAAAACGTGATGGTTCAGATGTTACGGATGATGTTGATGGCACCAATTATGTTGGTGGGTGCTGGCGTTCTAGCTTACATTAAGAGCCCCCGGTTGACAGTGGTCTTCTTGGTGGCACTGCCAGTCTTAGCCCTATTTACCTTTGCCATCATGTTTTTTGCGGTACCGCTCTTCAAGAGCTTGCAAAAGAAGATTGATCGCATCAACTTGGTCTTTCGTGAAGGTTTAACTGGCGTTCGAGTTATTCGGGCCTTTAACCAAGACCAGTTTGAACAAGACCGATTTGAAGGTGCTAACCAAGATTACACGAATACTGGGATTAAAGTTTTCATGATTGTTTCGTTGATGTTCCCAATTATTACATTAATTGTGAGTGGGACGAACATTGGTATTGTTTGGTACGGGGGCCAATTGATTGGCTCGCAAGCCATGGAGGTTGGAAATTTGGTAGCGTTCATGACTTATGCCACGCAGCTACTGATCAGCTTCATGATGGTATCAATGGTTTTTGTTTTCGTGCCACGGGCGCAAGCCTCCGCTGCACGAATCAACGAAGTGATGGACCTCAAGTCTAAGATCAACGATGCTGACCAGCCCGTTGACTTACCAGCTGGTCCAGCAAGCTTAACTTTTGACCACGTCAACTTCCGGTACACAGGTGCCGAGAAGCTAGCATTGGCTGACGTGAACTTTTCAGCTACAGCTGGTCAGACCGTCGCGATTATTGGGGGAACCGGTTCTGGGAAATCCACGTTGGTTAATCTGATTCCACGACTATTTGATCCCGAAAGTGGTCAGATTAAATTGAACGGGGTAGCACTGACCGCTGCCAGTCAAGCAGCGCTGCACGATGCGATTTCCATCACGCAGCAAAAGGCCGTACTATTCTCTGGGACCGTCAGAAGCAACATGGTCTACGGAATGAAGGATGCCAGCGACTCACAGATTTGGCATGCCCTAGACGTTGCTCAGGCCAGTGGTTTCATTAAGGAAGAAGGCGGCCTTGACGGTGTCGTTGAACAGGATGGTGCGAATTTCTCCGGTGGACAACGGCAACGGCTGGTGATTGCCCGGACGATTCTGAAGCGGGCGAGTGTCTATATTTTTGATGATTCGTTCTCAGCGTTAGACTTCAAGACGGACTCCTTGCTACGGCAAGACTTGCGGAAGGACGATCAAGTCCAAGCCGCCGTCACCGTTATCGTGGCGCAACGGGTCTCGACGGTTGCTGATGCTGATTTGATTTTGGTCATTGATGGTGGTCAGATTGTTGGCCAAGGAACTCACGATGAATTAAAAGCTACCAATAAGACTTATCAAGAAATTCTAGAATCACAACTCCGAAAGGGGGATGAGGTCGATGCGTAA
- a CDS encoding GGDEF domain-containing protein has translation MSWTMWLVPPIITSIFFVLGVITLYWSIFNWVTAKVESQNKPIDIKKVQIAIGLACAVVSIFALQFLVRDSHLSWTFTNFQLLLLIFVAYFLQLKIPHWLIFISGVGFMLINGNVTAPLSWVYTIIFVLFYVVSYQQSTHLWRWPFTRYMAIALAFALVLWGLVAVRFHLEMVTYWIEIADYAVLASLMYGYFKIQDKDRRIKDRLFQSANWDALTHVQNFAAYDRAINYHFQSSSVRDENLSMVMFDIDHFKQVNDTYGHLAGDEVLKAVSRSVTDALKVIDAGMVLYRTGGEEFNIILPRCDLEQARTVAKTVFDVVDDLEIPYNEALLHVTISVGASGLSAADHNPLDFYKRVDANLYHSKQHGRRQITVG, from the coding sequence ATGTCATGGACGATGTGGCTCGTTCCCCCAATTATTACCAGTATTTTTTTTGTGTTAGGTGTTATCACGCTTTACTGGTCCATTTTTAATTGGGTAACGGCAAAAGTCGAATCGCAAAATAAGCCGATTGACATCAAAAAAGTTCAAATTGCTATTGGCTTGGCCTGCGCGGTAGTTTCTATTTTTGCCTTGCAGTTCTTAGTTCGCGACAGTCATCTTTCGTGGACATTCACCAATTTTCAGTTGCTCTTACTGATATTTGTGGCGTACTTTTTACAACTTAAAATTCCACACTGGCTAATCTTTATTTCTGGAGTGGGCTTTATGTTAATCAATGGTAACGTAACAGCACCATTATCATGGGTCTACACCATTATTTTCGTGTTATTCTACGTCGTTTCCTACCAACAGAGTACGCATCTCTGGAGGTGGCCGTTTACGCGTTACATGGCGATTGCATTAGCATTTGCCCTGGTCCTCTGGGGGCTAGTTGCCGTACGGTTTCACTTAGAGATGGTAACCTACTGGATTGAAATTGCAGATTACGCCGTTCTTGCTAGTCTGATGTACGGTTACTTCAAGATCCAAGATAAGGACCGGCGGATCAAGGATCGGCTGTTCCAATCAGCTAATTGGGATGCGCTGACCCATGTCCAAAACTTTGCGGCCTACGATCGTGCTATCAATTACCACTTTCAAAGTAGCTCTGTGCGTGACGAAAATCTGTCGATGGTGATGTTTGATATTGATCACTTCAAGCAAGTGAACGATACTTACGGCCATTTGGCGGGGGATGAGGTATTAAAAGCAGTGTCGCGGTCTGTGACGGATGCACTGAAGGTTATCGATGCCGGGATGGTGTTGTACCGAACCGGTGGGGAAGAATTCAACATTATTCTCCCCCGCTGTGATTTAGAGCAGGCCCGCACCGTTGCCAAAACTGTTTTCGATGTGGTCGATGATTTGGAGATTCCGTACAATGAAGCGCTCTTGCACGTCACTATTTCAGTGGGAGCTTCTGGATTGAGCGCAGCGGATCATAATCCGTTGGACTTTTATAAACGAGTCGATGCCAATCTGTACCATTCGAAGCAACATGGCCGACGACAGATTACGGTCGGTTAG
- a CDS encoding zinc-ribbon domain-containing protein, whose product MDNQTLLRFCSQCGRENVEHGKFCPQCGHSLVRENQSTPQPQASTEQPQQSQPQVTTAQSTAGQPQPTRTQATEQPEQSQATRESTSQATGNTQGMGEQVTHAGNQELMLNLTNLGHIGVWIHNNLVTAGLGVLVLFLLFTFTAAHIVWWLILLLIVILYLVAGIYGTGATRFEQRVNRYYQDPEYRTRFNQNLQAKTASTFKQTTASATTSAGTQPGNGQAGMAAPASQGSLSMGLTEIMVVLGSLAILGSIYVGPYFQASESFFGNSAGVSLAKTLQLGNYFSQNAMVLLVVLTVLPIVTLVLGILPSRTARIINIVMAIISDIVYIVMFATLYSVMGSGVSNSFFSAGYGISAWVTIIGCIVTTVFAFISVFKKRQ is encoded by the coding sequence ATGGATAATCAAACCTTGCTGCGGTTCTGTTCACAGTGTGGTCGGGAAAACGTCGAACACGGCAAGTTTTGTCCACAGTGTGGACACAGCTTAGTTCGTGAGAACCAATCGACGCCGCAACCACAGGCATCAACAGAGCAACCCCAGCAATCGCAGCCGCAAGTAACGACGGCCCAGAGTACTGCTGGGCAACCTCAACCTACGAGGACCCAAGCTACCGAGCAGCCTGAACAATCACAAGCTACTCGGGAGTCAACGTCTCAGGCTACTGGCAATACGCAAGGCATGGGTGAACAAGTGACCCATGCCGGAAACCAAGAACTGATGTTAAATTTGACTAATTTAGGCCACATAGGTGTGTGGATTCACAACAACCTGGTGACTGCCGGTTTAGGTGTCTTGGTATTATTTCTATTATTTACATTTACGGCAGCCCACATCGTATGGTGGCTGATTCTCTTGTTGATTGTTATTTTATACCTCGTGGCTGGAATCTATGGCACAGGGGCTACTAGGTTCGAACAGAGGGTTAATCGCTATTATCAAGATCCAGAGTATCGGACGCGATTCAACCAGAACCTTCAGGCGAAGACGGCGTCGACTTTCAAACAGACAACGGCTAGCGCAACGACTAGTGCGGGGACGCAGCCCGGTAACGGACAGGCCGGTATGGCAGCTCCGGCTAGTCAGGGTAGCCTGTCCATGGGGCTGACCGAGATCATGGTCGTCTTGGGTTCCTTGGCCATCCTGGGTTCCATCTATGTCGGTCCTTATTTCCAAGCGTCTGAAAGTTTCTTCGGTAATTCGGCAGGTGTGAGCTTGGCGAAGACCCTACAACTGGGAAATTACTTTAGTCAGAATGCCATGGTTCTGTTAGTTGTTTTGACGGTGTTGCCGATTGTGACGTTAGTACTGGGGATTTTGCCTAGTCGGACGGCTCGGATTATCAACATTGTGATGGCTATCATCAGTGATATTGTGTACATTGTGATGTTTGCAACGCTATACAGTGTGATGGGTAGCGGTGTTTCCAATTCGTTCTTTAGTGCTGGTTATGGTATTAGCGCTTGGGTCACGATTATTGGCTGCATTGTTACCACGGTATTTGCTTTTATTTCAGTCTTTAAGAAGCGTCAGTAA
- a CDS encoding serine hydrolase domain-containing protein, giving the protein MTYPQTKAALRRLLTDQVVPGVSYAFIDHDDIETGEMGQAAVVPRSEPLRAGMIFDVASLTKVVGTLTVVLQLLAQGRLQLTDRLSDWLPEWRDRRVTVRHLLTHTSGIVGYIPNRNQLGAADLTAGLLQLHVGPNFNQKMVYADVNYIFLGWIVEKILGEPVQVAAQKRVLTPLGMMHSTFTPADPLACVPTELTADRGLVRGVVHDPKGYVLQRRCGSAGLFSTAGDLAAFCHAYLNPEQFASVLPPDWIHRLTTDWTPTGTAGRSLGWALAGTQWPWPHRVIWHSGFTGTYLVLDPQRQQAMVFLSNRIHPDAPNEFYLDQRNAVIGTYLAEK; this is encoded by the coding sequence ATGACTTATCCACAGACAAAGGCGGCATTACGACGATTACTCACGGATCAGGTGGTTCCGGGGGTCAGTTACGCTTTCATTGACCACGACGATATTGAAACCGGAGAGATGGGGCAGGCAGCTGTGGTTCCACGTTCGGAACCTTTACGTGCGGGGATGATTTTTGACGTGGCATCGTTAACAAAAGTCGTGGGGACGCTGACAGTGGTTCTTCAGTTATTAGCGCAAGGGCGGTTACAACTCACAGATCGATTGTCGGATTGGTTACCAGAATGGCGGGACCGACGGGTGACGGTGCGGCATTTGCTGACCCACACGTCTGGCATCGTGGGCTACATCCCTAATCGTAATCAATTGGGGGCAGCGGACCTAACGGCGGGGTTGCTACAGCTCCACGTGGGTCCCAATTTTAATCAGAAGATGGTTTACGCTGACGTTAACTATATTTTTCTCGGCTGGATCGTTGAGAAAATATTGGGTGAGCCGGTTCAGGTGGCTGCGCAGAAGCGGGTACTGACCCCACTGGGAATGATGCACAGTACGTTCACGCCCGCGGATCCGCTGGCGTGTGTGCCGACGGAGCTGACGGCTGACCGCGGGCTAGTCCGGGGTGTTGTGCACGACCCTAAGGGCTACGTCTTACAGCGACGATGTGGGTCGGCTGGACTGTTCAGTACGGCCGGGGACCTGGCGGCCTTTTGCCACGCCTATCTGAATCCTGAGCAATTTGCCAGTGTTTTACCACCAGACTGGATTCATCGATTGACCACTGACTGGACGCCCACGGGGACCGCAGGCCGGTCGCTTGGTTGGGCGTTGGCTGGGACGCAGTGGCCGTGGCCCCATCGAGTTATCTGGCATTCAGGTTTTACTGGCACCTATTTGGTATTGGACCCCCAGCGGCAACAGGCAATGGTATTTCTATCGAATCGGATTCATCCGGATGCGCCGAATGAGTTTTATCTTGATCAACGGAATGCGGTCATCGGGACCTATTTAGCTGAAAAGTAA